The following coding sequences lie in one Cannabis sativa cultivar Pink pepper isolate KNU-18-1 chromosome 5, ASM2916894v1, whole genome shotgun sequence genomic window:
- the LOC115716790 gene encoding proline--tRNA ligase, chloroplastic/mitochondrial, which yields MVVTLRLPSLTSLFSPSISVRYPALLRPHRQLRPLPSSARFSAQSTASETGNRADSQKSRVQDRAVTPRSKNFNAWYLDVIESAELADYGPVRGTMVIRPYGYAIWEAIQDYLNAKFKETGHSNMYFPQFIPYSFIEKEASHVEGFSPELAVVTIGGGKELEEKLVVRPTSETIVNHMFTQWIHSYRDLPLMINQWANVTRWEMRTKPFVRTLEFLWQEGHTAHATPEEAEKEAIQMIEVYIKFAYEQTAIPVIAGRKSKVETFAGADRTYTIEAMMGDRKALQAGTSHNLGQNFSRAFSTQFTDENGQREHVWQTSWAISTRFVGGIIMTHGDDTGLMLPPRIAPVQVVIVPIWKSDTDRQGVISAASSVKEVLQIAGIRVKLDDTEQKTPGWKFNFWEMKGVPLRIEIGPRDVSSHSVVISRRDVPGKQGKVFGISMEPEILMAYVKDKLDEVQSSLLERATSFRDSNIVDVTSYDELKVAISEGKWARGPWSASDADELKVKEETGATIRCFPFDQPQGGVQTCLMTGSPAEEVAIFAKSY from the exons ATGGTTGTCACTCTCAGACTACCGTCTCTTACCTCGCTCTTCTCTCCATCCATCTCCGTCCGCTACCCGGCTCTTCTCCGTCCTCACCGCCAGCTCCGGCCTCTTCCTTCTTCCGCAAGATTCTCAGCCCAGAGCACGGCCTCAGAGACGGGCAACAGAGCCGACAGCCAAAAAAGCCGAGTCCAGGACCGAGCCGTCACGCCTCGATCGAAGAACTTCAACGCATGGTATCTTGACGTCATTGAATCTGCCGAGCTCGCCGATTATGGTCCTGTTCGAGGGACAATGGTCATTCGTCCGTACGGGTATGCCATTTGGGAAGCAATTCAG GATTATTTGAATGCGAAGTTCAAAGAGACTGGTCATAGTAATATGTACTTCCCACAA TTTATACCATACTCGTTTATAGAGAAAGAAGCCAGCCATGTTGAAGGTTTTAGTCCAGAATTAGCAGTAGTGACAATTGGAGGAGGAAAAGAACTTGAAGAAAAGCTTGTG GTTAGACCTACAAGTGAAACAATAGTAAATCACATGTTTACTCAGTGGATTCATAGTTACCGTGATCTTCCTCTGATGATTAACCAG TGGGCAAATGTCACAAGATGGGAGATGCGCACGAAACCCTTTGTGAGGACTCTTGAATTTCTGTGGCAAGAGGGGCATACTGCTCATGCCACACCAGAAGAGGCAGAAAAAGAG GCTATTCAGATGATTGAGGTCTATATAAAATTTGCTTATGAGCAGACTGCAATTCCTGTTATTGCAGGTCGAAAATCAAAAGTTGAAACATTTGCTGGGGCTGATAGGACATATACAATTGAGGCTATGATGGGTGATCGGAAGGCACTACAGGCTGGAACTAGCCATAATCTTGGGCAGAACTTTTCTCGTGCCTTTAGTACACAG TTCACTGATGAGAATGGACAAAGAGAACATGTATGGCAGACGTCATGGGCTATTAGTACTCGTTTTGTTGGTGGTATCATCATGACCCATGGAGATGATACAGGGTTAATGCTTCCGCCAAGGATTGCACCTGTACAG GTGGTGATTGTACCAATTTGGAAGTCAGACACAGATAGACAAGGAGTTATCAGTGCTGCATCATCTGTAAAAGAAGTTCTGCAAATTGCAGGAATTAGAGTTAAACTTGATGACACCGAACAAAAAACTCCAGGATGGAAATTTAATTTCTGGGAGATGAAG GGAGTCCCTTTAAGGATTGAAATTGGTCCACGTGATGTTTCAAGTCACAGTGTGGTCATATCCAGGCGAGATGTTCCTGGAAAGCAAGGAAAAGTTTTCGGAATTTCTATGGAGCCTGAAATATTGATGGCATATGTCAAAGACAAATTGGATGAGGTCCAGTCATCTCTCTTGGAACGAGCTACATCATTCCGAGATAG TAATATTGTTGATGTTACATCCTATGATGAACTTAAAGTGGCAATATCTGAGGGCAAATGGGCGAGGGGTCCTTGGTCCGCCAG TGACGCAGATGAGTTGAAAGTGAAAGAAGAAACAGGTGCAACTATTAGGTGTTTTCCTTTTGATCAACCTCAAGGTGGTGTCCAAACATGCTTGATGACTGGTAGTCCCGCCGAGGAGGTTGCCATTTTTGCAAAATCTTACTAA